From one Humulus lupulus chromosome 8, drHumLupu1.1, whole genome shotgun sequence genomic stretch:
- the LOC133793740 gene encoding uncharacterized protein LOC133793740 — protein sequence MAETSNDTGGGSKRGRGAYYGANIEKELAIKKVTHLKVEFDKETGKAIQKYGKWFNNSMARYLRSTVPPTTLAWEQVKPADIEVIRKRLSEKFIYPEDNPVINDAMVRQMQKHLTDWCHTMKKHWVDVGGEVDNERAKSKPFVSITSSDWAVLCDFWASDSHQRISKKNKEARAKMTIPGGHGSKSIVAHVYDHMDPSTGQLRSMIDTFEHLHKKKDKWISDAAATKHNEMTERRASQSTAPASSAASCVGDNVDGHFPPDMDIVTDVLGPRSRYKKGFGGLPRLKAIGAKRAASSSTSQMSGQLPPEVDTILQQNQDIMLENQNLKKHATKLESRQRRQDLLLSALLKQVGQLAPGFTVDLPDQDSDEDDDADGGGNDEAASTHL from the exons atggccgaaacaagtaatgacacaggtggtggctccaagagaggcaggggagcttattacggtgccaatatcgagaaggagctggccatcaaaaaagttactcatttgaaagtagagtttgataaagaaactggaaaagctattcaaaagtacggcaagtggttcaacaattccatggctcgttatttgcgtagcaccgtacccccaactacactagcttgggaacaagtaaaaccagctgatatcgaagttattcgaaagagactatct gaaaaattcatttatccagaagacaatccagtaatcaacgatgccatggtaagacaaatgcaaaaacatctgactgattggtGCCACActatgaagaaacactgggtagatgttggaggagaggtggacaatgagagagcgaagtcaaaaccttttgtgtcgatcacttcttctgattgggcagttctgtgtgatttttgggcttctgattctcaccag cgtatatcgaagaaaaataaagaagctcgagctaaaatgaccataccaggaggacacggttccaaatccatcgttgcccatgtttatgatcac atggacccatctactggccagCTCCGGAGCATGAttgacacattcgagcacctgcacaagaagaaggataagtggattagtgatgcagcggcgacaaaacat aatgagatgaccgaacgtcgagcatcgcagagtacggcccctgcatcatctgctgcttcttgtgtcggcgataatgtcgacggtcatttcccgcctgatatggatattgtcacggatgtccttggaccccgctcgcgttataagaaagggtttggggggttgcctaggttgaaggcaattggcgcaaagagggcagcatcttcgtcaacttctcaaatgtccgggcaattgccacctgaagtggacaccattttgcagcaaaatcaggacattatgctagaaaatcagaacctaaagaagcatgcgactaaacttgagagtcgtcaacggcgtcaagatctcctgctcagtgctttgttgaagcaggttggtcaattggctcctggttttactgttgacttaccagaccaggattcggacgaggacgatgatgctgacgggggcgggaatgatgaggcggccagtactcatttgtag